Proteins encoded by one window of Streptacidiphilus sp. PB12-B1b:
- a CDS encoding RICIN domain-containing protein: MSRMSRTTFVPASLAAAALLSGSLLGFGPAAHAATGGAAVSVWETTADQSRLLAPQTGAVFAPGAGSGSQTITVDPTTSYQSMTGFGASLTDSSAWLIANSPQRNAIMTKLFDPSQGIGLDFLRQPVGASDFALSSYSYDDMPSGQTDPSLAHFSTAHDNGYILPLLQQALKLNPSTTVMATPWSPPGWMKTSGSMVGGTLNTADYQVYAAYLVKFLQAYQAAGVPVSLLSPQNEPEYSPSNYPGSTFTAAQESDFIADDLGPAIKAAGLGTGILDYDHNWNDTGFPETVLGDPSAAQYVVGTAWHCYAGDPSAQTTVNNAYPGKGTYFTECSGSQSANTANTFSDTLDWETENLIIGATRNYAKSVVTWNLALDPSGGPSMNCTTCTAVVTVDNSADTAGYNAEYYALGQASKFVKPGAVRIGSNTFGSGNIEDVAFRNPDGTVALDVLNADASNAHTFNVSENGQAFTYTLPAKAVATFTWNPSSTGDTTPPSAPTGLTAGGTTASSTTLSWSPSTDNVGVTGYDILRDGVQIATTATTGYTDTGLSASTAYSYTVKAFDAAGNVSAASNTVTVTTGAAGSGGGINPSSWYEVVNANSGACVDATNGGTGDGTAVQQWACGSGNTNQEWQFQPTDSGYYKVVSRNATTEAWDVTGGAGATGNGVPIQLWTYGGGTNQQWKPVQNANGSYTFNPRNNTGECLDVTGQSTANGARLQQWSCTGGSNQSFTLTPQS, translated from the coding sequence ATGTCCCGCATGTCCCGCACCACCTTCGTCCCGGCCTCGCTGGCAGCGGCCGCGCTGCTGTCCGGCTCGCTGCTGGGGTTCGGCCCCGCCGCCCATGCCGCGACCGGCGGCGCCGCCGTCTCGGTCTGGGAGACCACCGCCGACCAGAGCCGGCTCCTGGCGCCCCAGACCGGCGCGGTCTTCGCCCCCGGCGCAGGCAGCGGCAGCCAGACGATCACCGTGGATCCCACCACCAGCTACCAGAGCATGACCGGCTTCGGGGCCTCGCTGACCGACTCCTCGGCCTGGCTGATCGCCAACTCCCCGCAGCGCAACGCCATCATGACCAAACTGTTCGACCCCAGCCAGGGCATCGGCCTGGACTTCCTGCGCCAGCCGGTGGGGGCCTCCGACTTCGCCCTGTCCAGCTACAGCTACGACGACATGCCCTCGGGCCAGACCGACCCGTCCCTGGCCCACTTCTCCACCGCCCACGACAACGGCTACATCCTGCCGCTGCTGCAACAGGCCCTGAAACTCAACCCGTCCACCACCGTCATGGCGACCCCGTGGAGTCCGCCCGGCTGGATGAAGACCAGCGGCTCCATGGTCGGCGGCACCCTCAACACCGCCGACTACCAGGTGTACGCCGCCTACCTGGTCAAGTTCCTCCAGGCGTACCAGGCGGCGGGCGTCCCCGTCTCCCTGCTCAGCCCGCAGAACGAGCCCGAGTACTCCCCCTCGAACTACCCGGGCTCGACGTTCACCGCGGCCCAGGAGTCCGACTTCATCGCCGACGACCTCGGCCCCGCGATCAAGGCGGCGGGCCTCGGCACCGGCATCCTCGACTACGACCACAACTGGAACGACACCGGCTTCCCCGAGACCGTCCTCGGCGATCCGTCGGCGGCCCAGTACGTCGTCGGCACCGCCTGGCACTGCTATGCGGGGGACCCCAGCGCGCAGACCACCGTCAACAACGCGTACCCCGGCAAGGGCACGTACTTCACCGAGTGCTCCGGCAGCCAGTCCGCGAACACCGCGAACACCTTCTCCGACACCCTGGACTGGGAGACCGAGAACCTCATCATCGGCGCGACCCGCAACTACGCCAAGTCGGTGGTGACCTGGAACCTGGCGCTGGACCCCAGCGGCGGGCCGTCCATGAACTGCACCACCTGCACTGCCGTGGTCACCGTCGACAACAGCGCCGACACCGCCGGCTACAACGCCGAGTACTACGCGCTCGGACAGGCGTCGAAGTTCGTCAAGCCCGGCGCGGTGCGCATCGGCTCCAACACCTTCGGCTCCGGCAACATCGAGGACGTCGCCTTCCGCAACCCGGACGGCACCGTCGCCCTGGACGTCCTCAACGCCGACGCCTCCAACGCCCACACCTTCAACGTCTCCGAGAACGGCCAGGCGTTCACCTACACCCTGCCCGCCAAGGCCGTCGCCACCTTCACCTGGAACCCGTCCTCGACCGGTGACACCACCCCGCCCAGCGCACCGACCGGGCTCACCGCCGGCGGCACCACCGCAAGCTCCACCACGCTCTCATGGAGCCCGTCCACCGACAATGTCGGCGTGACCGGCTACGACATACTCCGCGACGGCGTCCAGATAGCCACCACCGCCACTACCGGCTACACCGACACCGGCCTGAGCGCCTCGACGGCCTACAGCTACACGGTCAAGGCGTTCGACGCGGCCGGCAACGTCTCAGCGGCCTCCAACACGGTCACCGTCACCACCGGCGCCGCCGGTTCGGGCGGCGGGATCAACCCGAGCAGCTGGTACGAGGTGGTCAACGCCAACAGCGGCGCCTGTGTCGACGCCACCAACGGCGGCACCGGCGACGGCACCGCCGTCCAGCAGTGGGCATGCGGCAGCGGCAACACCAACCAGGAGTGGCAGTTCCAGCCGACCGACAGCGGCTACTACAAGGTGGTCAGCCGCAACGCCACCACCGAGGCCTGGGACGTGACCGGCGGTGCGGGCGCAACCGGCAACGGCGTCCCGATCCAGCTGTGGACCTACGGCGGCGGCACCAACCAGCAGTGGAAGCCGGTCCAGAACGCCAACGGCAGCTACACCTTCAACCCGCGCAACAACACCGGTGAATGCCTGGACGTCACCGGGCAGTCCACCGCCAACGGCGCCCGCCTGCAGCAGTGGAGTTGCACCGGCGGCAGCAACCAGAGCTTCACCCTGACCCCGCAGAGCTGA
- a CDS encoding LacI family DNA-binding transcriptional regulator — MARPRANHVTVRAVAAEAGVSIATVSRVINGHAQVAPQTRELVRRALERLEPPAARAGAPRPARPGAVYVYCPYVLTDYFGVIVTSVADTLALHGRGLVLGAGESAREGDVLTALAQDRSIAGAVLILPPEPGEEIERLRTAGFPFVVVDPRTALPREIASVSAANVAGARSVTAHLTALGHRRIGVIGGPTEWLTSESRMVGHVSALADTGLLSTPELRRSVEPTTGNGYRAACELLDLGDRPTALVAFNDKVAVGILRAAHERGLRVPQDLSVTGFDDSDLSRSTLPTLTTVRQPLEEMGRMAVSLLVRLLDAHTVDTLHVELATHLVARDSTGPVPGSGVSAGTGPGTPAA, encoded by the coding sequence ATGGCTAGACCGCGGGCGAACCACGTCACCGTCCGGGCGGTCGCGGCGGAGGCCGGTGTCTCCATCGCCACTGTCTCCCGGGTCATCAACGGGCACGCGCAAGTCGCCCCGCAGACCCGGGAACTGGTGCGCCGGGCGCTGGAGCGGCTGGAGCCGCCCGCCGCCCGGGCGGGTGCGCCACGCCCCGCCCGACCGGGGGCGGTGTACGTCTACTGCCCGTATGTGCTGACCGACTACTTCGGCGTCATCGTCACCTCGGTCGCCGACACCCTCGCCCTGCACGGGCGCGGCCTGGTGCTCGGGGCGGGGGAGTCCGCCCGGGAGGGGGACGTGCTGACGGCGCTGGCGCAGGACCGCTCGATCGCCGGTGCCGTGCTGATCCTTCCGCCCGAGCCGGGAGAGGAGATCGAGCGGCTGCGGACCGCCGGCTTCCCCTTCGTCGTGGTCGATCCCCGGACGGCACTGCCCCGGGAGATCGCCTCCGTCTCGGCCGCCAACGTCGCCGGGGCGCGCAGCGTCACCGCTCATCTCACCGCGCTCGGCCATCGGCGCATTGGCGTCATCGGCGGCCCCACCGAGTGGCTCACCAGCGAATCGCGCATGGTCGGGCATGTCTCGGCGCTCGCCGACACCGGCCTGCTGTCCACGCCGGAGCTGCGCCGCAGCGTCGAGCCCACCACCGGGAACGGCTACCGGGCCGCCTGCGAGCTGCTCGATCTGGGCGACCGGCCGACCGCGCTGGTCGCCTTCAACGACAAGGTCGCCGTCGGCATCCTGCGCGCTGCCCATGAGCGCGGGCTGCGCGTCCCGCAGGACCTGTCCGTCACCGGCTTCGACGACAGCGACCTCAGCCGGAGCACCCTCCCCACGCTCACCACCGTCCGCCAGCCGCTGGAGGAGATGGGCCGGATGGCCGTCTCCCTGCTGGTCCGGCTGCTGGACGCGCACACCGTGGACACCCTTCACGTGGAGCTCGCCACCCACCTCGTCGCCCGCGACTCCACCGGCCCTGTGCCCGGCTCCGGAGTCAGCGCTGGGACGGGCCCTGGGACACCAGCAGCGTGA
- a CDS encoding PASTA domain-containing protein, whose translation MTALPPEGRHDDLSDDLLFAAVGTSGITDFEQRLVQAMEDFADRSQPPIYDGSSILRRARRRRAGFVLTTATAVVLACAGAAVALRPPDRWHESSPATVTTRFSTTVHQPASPTAPSSASPPAPVSMEPRTAVVPSVSAVSVGRAVQELSAAGLANGPVRLAHSRTVAAGLVISQTPGPGTAVAPGSTVTLLVSQGPSQR comes from the coding sequence ATGACCGCGCTCCCCCCCGAAGGCCGCCATGACGACCTCTCCGACGACCTGCTCTTCGCAGCCGTCGGCACCTCCGGCATCACCGATTTCGAACAGCGGCTGGTCCAGGCGATGGAGGACTTCGCCGACCGTTCGCAACCCCCGATATACGACGGCAGCAGCATCCTGCGGCGCGCCCGACGCCGCCGGGCCGGGTTCGTCCTCACGACAGCGACGGCGGTAGTCCTGGCCTGCGCGGGCGCGGCCGTCGCCCTGCGTCCGCCGGACCGCTGGCACGAGTCGTCCCCGGCGACGGTGACGACCCGGTTCTCCACCACCGTCCACCAGCCCGCCTCGCCGACTGCCCCGTCGTCCGCCTCGCCGCCCGCTCCGGTGTCGATGGAGCCCCGCACGGCCGTCGTGCCGTCCGTCTCCGCCGTGAGCGTGGGCCGCGCCGTCCAGGAGTTGTCCGCGGCCGGTCTGGCGAACGGGCCGGTACGGCTCGCCCACTCGCGCACCGTCGCGGCCGGCCTGGTGATCTCCCAGACGCCCGGGCCAGGCACCGCCGTGGCGCCGGGGTCCACAGTCACGCTGCTGGTGTCCCAGGGCCCGTCCCAGCGCTGA
- a CDS encoding SigE family RNA polymerase sigma factor: protein MDFVEFVRQRSATLFRTAYVLTGSQDAAEDLVQEALEKACRHWRRISDAESPEAYVRQILVNLANDRWRRLGRVRETSALPDRADPGDAYQRVDLHDEVIRALQTLPMGMRTVVVLHYLHDMGDQQIAGMLGVSPNAVRSQLARGLAKLRANAGPKGRAALLPLPQIEGTR from the coding sequence ATCGACTTCGTGGAGTTCGTGCGGCAACGGTCCGCCACCCTTTTCCGCACCGCCTATGTACTGACCGGCAGCCAGGACGCCGCAGAGGACCTGGTTCAGGAGGCATTGGAGAAAGCATGTCGACACTGGCGCCGGATCTCGGACGCCGAATCACCGGAGGCCTACGTGCGCCAGATCCTGGTGAACCTGGCCAACGACCGCTGGCGGCGGCTCGGCAGGGTCCGGGAGACCTCGGCCCTGCCGGACCGCGCCGATCCGGGTGACGCCTATCAGCGGGTCGATCTGCACGACGAGGTGATCCGAGCCCTGCAGACGCTGCCCATGGGCATGCGCACGGTGGTGGTCCTGCACTACCTGCACGACATGGGCGACCAGCAGATCGCCGGCATGCTCGGCGTCTCCCCCAACGCCGTGCGCTCACAACTCGCCCGAGGGCTGGCCAAACTGCGCGCGAACGCCGGCCCGAAAGGCCGGGCGGCCCTCCTTCCGCTTCCCCAGATCGAAGGTACGCGATGA
- a CDS encoding methylated-DNA--[protein]-cysteine S-methyltransferase yields the protein MTVHMTMESPLGALLLVGEESATAGGGAALASVSMTGQRNAAVVRPGWRRDPEAFAEIVRQFRAYFDDAATAGFDLELSSGGTAFQQRVWRAVDAIPSGATVSYGELARRIGAPRTAVRAVGTAVGANPLLVVRPCHRVVGADGALTGYAGGLDRKRYLLRHEGAHEGAHHG from the coding sequence ATGACCGTCCACATGACCATGGAGAGCCCGCTGGGCGCACTGCTGCTGGTGGGTGAGGAGTCGGCGACCGCCGGGGGCGGGGCGGCGCTGGCGTCGGTGTCGATGACAGGGCAGCGCAACGCCGCCGTCGTCCGGCCCGGCTGGCGGCGCGATCCGGAGGCGTTCGCCGAGATCGTCCGCCAGTTCCGGGCGTACTTCGACGACGCTGCCACGGCCGGTTTCGATCTGGAGCTCTCCTCCGGTGGCACCGCGTTCCAGCAGCGGGTCTGGCGGGCGGTCGACGCCATTCCCAGCGGCGCTACGGTCAGCTACGGCGAGCTGGCCCGGCGGATCGGGGCGCCGCGTACGGCGGTCCGGGCGGTGGGGACGGCGGTCGGCGCCAATCCGCTGCTGGTGGTGCGCCCGTGCCACCGGGTGGTGGGCGCGGACGGTGCGCTCACCGGCTACGCCGGCGGCCTGGACCGCAAGCGCTACCTGCTCCGCCACGAGGGCGCGCACGAGGGCGCGCACCACGGCTGA
- a CDS encoding alpha-ketoglutarate-dependent dioxygenase AlkB translates to MSALLPRPRLEVAPGAVHVPEWLSPEQQRELVRACRGWAAGPVPMRHTRLPRGGVMSVQTVCVGWHWQPYAYTRTAGDVNGRRVAEFPEWLLALGRRALADAYRDRAAAEAYTPDTALINFYDGDARMGMHQDKDEHSGAPVVSLSIGDTCTFRFGNTENRGRPYTDVQLASGDLFVFGGPSRLAYHGVPKVLAGSGDPATGMAGGRLNLTLRVTGLTG, encoded by the coding sequence GTGAGCGCGCTGCTGCCGCGGCCGCGGCTGGAGGTCGCCCCCGGCGCGGTGCATGTGCCCGAGTGGCTGTCCCCGGAGCAGCAGCGGGAGCTGGTCCGGGCGTGCCGGGGCTGGGCGGCCGGGCCGGTGCCGATGCGGCACACCCGGCTCCCCCGGGGCGGGGTCATGTCGGTGCAGACGGTGTGCGTCGGCTGGCACTGGCAGCCGTACGCGTACACCCGCACCGCCGGTGACGTGAACGGCCGCCGGGTGGCGGAGTTCCCGGAGTGGCTGCTCGCGCTGGGGCGGCGCGCGCTCGCCGACGCCTACCGGGACCGGGCGGCGGCCGAGGCATACACCCCGGACACCGCGCTGATCAACTTCTATGACGGCGACGCCAGAATGGGCATGCACCAGGACAAGGACGAGCACTCCGGCGCTCCCGTGGTCTCGTTGAGCATCGGCGACACCTGCACTTTCCGGTTCGGCAACACGGAGAACCGTGGTCGGCCCTACACCGATGTGCAGCTCGCCTCCGGGGACCTCTTCGTCTTCGGCGGGCCCTCCCGCCTGGCGTACCACGGCGTCCCCAAGGTCCTTGCCGGAAGCGGCGATCCGGCCACCGGCATGGCGGGCGGCCGACTGAACCTGACCCTGCGGGTCACCGGCCTGACCGGCTGA
- a CDS encoding glycoside hydrolase family 25 protein — protein MGIYGQDWSSYQSAAPDTSGLAFAFVKVTQGLGYTNPNWQAQRAHAASAGLVVGLYHYPDMANSAQAEAEHFLSVAQPRAGEVLALDWEGYDTANLSVPKAQQASFKDAWISYVQSAMTQHQVGLYCNKDYWLNVDTTSDCGDFLWIATSGLPAGQPGIQHPWMFHQFSATPVDQDYCALADQQALKQWALAKAAPTPTPQPPEEPVTPADAELFVETLMGHVLPDMGITNADGSQATRTVADFFEYLDLHNRTLLNQISALSAQVTALSAAVTALSQSGGTGTTPEQVHAAVSAALTAAGHTPAPAVGGTATVPAPSRPAGA, from the coding sequence GTGGGCATCTACGGTCAGGACTGGTCGTCCTACCAGTCAGCGGCTCCCGACACGTCAGGGCTGGCCTTCGCCTTCGTGAAGGTCACCCAGGGCCTCGGATACACCAACCCCAACTGGCAGGCCCAGCGTGCGCACGCGGCATCGGCCGGACTGGTCGTGGGCCTGTACCACTACCCGGACATGGCCAACTCGGCCCAGGCGGAGGCAGAACACTTCCTCTCCGTGGCCCAGCCCCGGGCCGGGGAGGTGCTGGCACTGGACTGGGAGGGCTACGACACCGCCAACCTCAGCGTGCCCAAGGCCCAGCAGGCGAGCTTCAAGGACGCCTGGATCTCTTACGTGCAGAGCGCCATGACGCAGCATCAGGTCGGCCTGTACTGCAACAAGGACTACTGGCTGAACGTCGACACCACCTCGGACTGCGGCGACTTCCTCTGGATCGCCACCTCCGGACTGCCCGCAGGCCAGCCCGGCATCCAGCACCCGTGGATGTTCCACCAGTTCAGCGCCACTCCGGTGGACCAGGACTACTGCGCCCTCGCCGATCAGCAGGCCCTCAAGCAGTGGGCGCTCGCCAAGGCCGCCCCGACCCCGACCCCCCAGCCACCGGAGGAACCCGTGACCCCCGCAGACGCCGAACTCTTCGTCGAGACCCTGATGGGCCACGTCCTGCCCGACATGGGCATCACCAACGCGGACGGCTCCCAGGCGACCCGCACCGTCGCCGACTTCTTCGAGTACCTCGACCTGCACAACCGCACCCTGCTGAACCAGATCTCGGCCCTCTCCGCCCAGGTCACCGCGCTGTCGGCGGCAGTCACGGCGCTCTCCCAGAGCGGCGGCACCGGCACCACCCCGGAGCAGGTGCACGCGGCCGTCAGCGCCGCCCTCACCGCCGCCGGGCACACCCCGGCGCCCGCCGTCGGCGGCACCGCGACCGTACCCGCGCCCAGCAGACCGGCCGGCGCCTGA
- a CDS encoding nitroreductase family deazaflavin-dependent oxidoreductase — protein sequence MSSYNDAIIAEFRSHGGKVGGTFEGAPLLLLTTTGAKSGRQHTTPLMYMPDGDRWLVFASYAGAPANPAWYHNAVAHPDVVIEVGAETVEVTASVLDAAERDRVFAEQVRRYPGFGEYQDKTSRVIPVVALERRSA from the coding sequence ATGAGTTCGTACAATGATGCGATCATCGCCGAGTTTCGGTCGCACGGTGGCAAGGTCGGCGGCACCTTCGAAGGGGCCCCGCTGCTCCTGCTGACCACCACCGGGGCCAAGTCCGGCCGACAGCACACCACTCCGCTGATGTACATGCCGGACGGCGACCGCTGGCTGGTGTTCGCCTCCTATGCGGGGGCGCCCGCCAACCCGGCCTGGTACCACAACGCCGTCGCCCACCCGGACGTCGTGATCGAGGTCGGCGCCGAGACCGTCGAGGTCACGGCGTCCGTCCTGGACGCCGCCGAACGCGACCGGGTCTTCGCCGAGCAGGTACGCCGGTACCCCGGGTTCGGCGAGTACCAGGACAAGACCAGCCGGGTCATCCCGGTGGTCGCCCTGGAACGCCGCAGCGCCTGA
- a CDS encoding DUF6126 family protein — MAVLHQPTEDGSTLTERRVNIRVFIYVIGLHLFAAFVMLLILLGHRGS, encoded by the coding sequence ATGGCAGTACTCCACCAGCCCACCGAGGACGGCAGCACCCTCACCGAGCGCCGCGTCAACATCCGCGTCTTCATCTACGTGATCGGGCTGCACCTCTTCGCGGCCTTCGTGATGCTGCTGATCCTCCTCGGCCACCGCGGGTCCTGA
- a CDS encoding helix-turn-helix domain-containing protein codes for MENHPDLPAEDLPGLGARLRERRLSSHLTLEAAAARVGLSPAHLSRLETAKRQPSLPVLLGLSRAYGVPVESLLLGPEAPGAASPVVRGQSGPSGGEEGLAGGWTYRPAGAPGRAMQALRVHIPVRVQDDVVRVHPGEEWLYVLHGQLQLTLDREQYRLDPGDAAHFDSMRPHRLVAVDRPGVDLLFLHTLLQTPTADLFPH; via the coding sequence ATGGAGAACCATCCCGACCTTCCGGCCGAGGATCTGCCCGGGCTCGGCGCGCGCCTGCGCGAGCGCCGCCTGAGCAGCCACCTCACCCTGGAGGCTGCCGCCGCCCGGGTCGGCCTGTCGCCCGCGCACCTCTCCCGCCTGGAGACCGCGAAGCGCCAGCCGTCCCTGCCGGTGCTGCTGGGCCTCTCCCGAGCATACGGCGTCCCGGTCGAGTCGCTGCTGCTCGGGCCGGAGGCGCCCGGGGCGGCCTCGCCGGTCGTCCGGGGCCAGTCCGGGCCCAGCGGCGGCGAGGAGGGGCTCGCGGGCGGCTGGACCTACCGGCCGGCCGGCGCCCCGGGGCGGGCCATGCAGGCGCTGCGGGTGCACATCCCGGTACGGGTGCAGGACGACGTCGTCCGGGTGCACCCCGGCGAGGAGTGGCTGTACGTCCTGCACGGGCAGCTGCAGTTGACCCTCGACCGGGAGCAGTACCGGCTCGACCCCGGCGACGCCGCCCACTTCGACTCCATGCGCCCGCACCGCCTGGTCGCGGTCGACCGGCCGGGCGTGGACCTGCTGTTCCTGCACACCCTGCTGCAGACCCCGACCGCCGATCTCTTCCCCCACTGA
- a CDS encoding patatin-like phospholipase family protein: MSGESALVLGGGGLAGIAWTTGVLAGLAEAGADATGADFLLGTSAGATVAAQIGSGLPIAELYRRQVEPELQCAELTPSSEAVAAVMEQMVLLATTVADPLERRRRMGALGLAADTVPEAARRAVIAGRLPVHDWPGRRLAVTAVQADSGEARVFDREAGVALVDAVAASCAVPGIWPPVTIGGARYVDGGARSGSNADLAAGYARVLVIAPWSDPALDAEVAALAASGRVELIVPDEGALAAFGADPLAPGTRTPAGREGRRQGLAAAGRIAPLFPAEAG; the protein is encoded by the coding sequence ATGTCCGGAGAGAGTGCGCTGGTGCTGGGCGGCGGCGGGCTGGCCGGGATCGCCTGGACGACCGGGGTGTTGGCCGGGTTGGCGGAGGCCGGGGCGGACGCCACCGGGGCGGACTTCCTGCTCGGCACCTCGGCCGGTGCCACGGTCGCCGCGCAGATCGGCAGCGGGCTGCCGATCGCCGAGCTGTACCGGCGGCAGGTGGAGCCGGAGCTGCAGTGCGCCGAGCTGACGCCGTCGTCCGAGGCGGTCGCCGCGGTGATGGAGCAGATGGTGCTGCTCGCCACCACCGTCGCCGATCCGCTGGAACGCCGCCGCCGGATGGGGGCGCTGGGTCTGGCCGCCGACACCGTGCCCGAGGCGGCGCGGCGCGCGGTGATCGCCGGGCGGCTGCCCGTGCACGACTGGCCCGGGCGCCGACTGGCCGTCACCGCCGTGCAGGCCGACAGCGGTGAGGCCCGGGTGTTCGACCGGGAAGCAGGAGTGGCCCTGGTGGACGCGGTCGCCGCCAGCTGCGCCGTGCCCGGGATCTGGCCGCCGGTCACCATCGGCGGCGCCCGCTACGTCGACGGCGGTGCCCGCAGCGGCAGCAATGCCGATCTGGCGGCGGGCTACGCCCGGGTGCTGGTGATCGCGCCCTGGAGCGATCCCGCGCTCGACGCGGAGGTGGCGGCGCTGGCCGCGAGCGGCCGGGTCGAGCTGATCGTGCCGGACGAGGGCGCGCTGGCGGCCTTCGGCGCCGATCCGCTGGCCCCCGGCACCCGCACCCCGGCCGGTCGTGAGGGCCGCAGGCAGGGGCTGGCCGCCGCCGGGCGGATAGCCCCGCTGTTCCCGGCGGAGGCGGGCTGA
- a CDS encoding methylated-DNA--[protein]-cysteine S-methyltransferase, with amino-acid sequence MPTPLPTGPVRVGITADGVVSAGFGAEHAVGAEGTTPDAVRPGDEPKAELVAQRFAEFFAGTRRDLGLPLDWSRTVAGPQRTVLQTLQRTVGYGQTLAYGQLAVRSGVFDAEIAAGQLGQAARAVGSIMGSNPLFLLVPCHRVVAADGLGGYGGGARGMDVKRWLLTLEGVLPPTFDWNGPG; translated from the coding sequence GTGCCCACACCCCTGCCCACCGGCCCGGTCCGGGTCGGGATCACCGCTGACGGCGTGGTGTCCGCAGGCTTCGGGGCGGAGCACGCCGTCGGGGCGGAGGGCACCACCCCGGACGCGGTACGGCCGGGCGACGAGCCCAAGGCGGAGCTGGTGGCGCAGCGGTTCGCCGAGTTCTTCGCGGGCACCCGCCGCGATCTCGGCCTGCCGCTGGACTGGAGCCGCACCGTCGCCGGCCCGCAGCGCACCGTGCTGCAGACCCTGCAGCGCACGGTCGGCTACGGGCAGACCCTGGCCTACGGGCAGCTGGCGGTGCGCAGCGGGGTCTTCGACGCCGAGATCGCGGCCGGGCAGCTGGGGCAGGCGGCGCGGGCTGTGGGTTCGATCATGGGCTCGAACCCGCTGTTCCTGCTGGTGCCCTGCCACCGGGTGGTGGCCGCCGACGGCCTCGGCGGCTACGGCGGCGGGGCGCGGGGGATGGACGTCAAGCGCTGGCTGCTCACCCTGGAGGGCGTGCTGCCGCCGACCTTCGACTGGAACGGTCCGGGCTGA
- a CDS encoding DUF1697 domain-containing protein, whose translation MARTSQTPPTPPTTTPASPPEGGQTWIAFLRAVNVGGRKVEMARLRELLGAMGLGRVRTYIASGNVFFDAALDTPQQRAELTGAIQARLREEFGFEVPTILRSIPEVEAALAAAPFDQVEIDPDVRLNIVFLSGPLTGLKPPLRSPKDDWELLDATDGEAFVVAWRLNGRVGSNPVAAIEKAYGVQATGRFFHTTAKIVEAAKKP comes from the coding sequence ATGGCACGCACATCGCAGACACCGCCGACACCGCCGACGACGACTCCCGCGTCGCCGCCGGAGGGCGGGCAGACCTGGATCGCGTTCCTGCGCGCCGTCAACGTCGGCGGACGCAAGGTCGAGATGGCCCGGCTGCGGGAACTCCTGGGCGCCATGGGCCTGGGCCGCGTACGCACCTACATCGCCAGCGGCAATGTCTTCTTCGACGCCGCGCTGGACACGCCCCAGCAGCGCGCGGAGCTGACCGGGGCGATCCAGGCCCGGCTGCGCGAGGAGTTCGGCTTCGAGGTGCCGACGATCCTGCGCAGCATCCCCGAAGTCGAGGCCGCGCTCGCAGCCGCGCCCTTCGACCAGGTGGAGATCGATCCGGACGTCCGGCTGAACATCGTCTTCCTCTCCGGACCGCTGACCGGCCTGAAGCCGCCGCTGCGCTCGCCCAAGGACGACTGGGAGTTGCTGGACGCCACCGACGGCGAAGCGTTCGTGGTGGCCTGGCGGCTGAACGGCCGGGTGGGCAGCAACCCGGTCGCGGCCATCGAGAAGGCGTACGGGGTCCAGGCCACCGGTCGGTTCTTCCACACCACCGCGAAGATCGTCGAGGCAGCCAAGAAGCCCTGA